One segment of Thermosipho atlanticus DSM 15807 DNA contains the following:
- a CDS encoding NAD(P)H-dependent oxidoreductase subunit E: protein MEKIKVEICVGTMCHIMGSHALVEVIENLPDKIKNKLDYKFSPCFNVCNEAKTPPVVKINGNYYENVTPKMLDQLIRDII from the coding sequence ATGGAGAAAATAAAAGTAGAAATATGTGTGGGAACTATGTGTCATATAATGGGGTCTCATGCATTAGTTGAAGTGATAGAAAATTTACCTGATAAAATCAAGAACAAACTCGACTATAAATTTAGTCCCTGTTTTAATGTTTGTAATGAGGCTAAAACGCCTCCGGTTGTAAAGATAAATGGAAATTATTACGAAAATGTTACGCCTAAAATGCTAGATCAATTAATTAGAGATATTATCTGA
- a CDS encoding ATP-binding protein, translating to METHNIEYKESFGDSVLKAICEMANANGGVVIVGISDNGTVKGLKITNRDLEKITEKIVSKLGIHPEIELKEENAKTILVIKVSKSNVPISFNGRYYERVGNTTREMKPEKLRSFLLRGTNWDSIINENAEFNEIDEETVRMFLRMAKAKGRLTIFDENVDIKTLFEHLKLTVNGRLTNGAIILFGKDPQKYFINAVLRVIRLKNEITPIGDRFIDGNLFKQVVMGEEVIKNFINVKYEIKKLVRKEIWDYPLEAIREALLNALIHRDYFRWNVQTQIKIFDDYIWFYNIGGLPEGITLEQLKGPHSSVPRNPLIVHIFYLAGFIEEMGSGTGRIIESMKSAGLPVPEFKEEMGGFSVYFRKDIYTEEYLKELGLNERQIKAVMYVKEKGRITNREYQKLTGISRQMVTIDLKQLVENGVFVKIGKAGAGVAYELTKLTKD from the coding sequence ATGGAAACACACAATATAGAATATAAAGAGTCATTTGGTGATTCCGTACTAAAAGCAATATGTGAAATGGCAAATGCGAACGGTGGAGTCGTGATTGTTGGAATCTCAGATAATGGTACAGTTAAAGGACTAAAAATAACAAACAGAGATCTTGAGAAAATCACAGAAAAAATTGTCAGCAAACTGGGTATTCATCCCGAAATTGAACTGAAAGAGGAAAATGCAAAAACTATTTTGGTAATAAAAGTTTCTAAATCCAATGTCCCTATCTCTTTTAACGGTAGATATTATGAAAGAGTGGGAAACACAACAAGAGAAATGAAACCTGAGAAATTAAGATCATTTCTTCTCAGAGGTACAAACTGGGATTCTATTATAAATGAGAATGCGGAGTTTAACGAAATTGATGAAGAGACAGTAAGAATGTTTTTGAGAATGGCAAAAGCAAAGGGAAGACTCACCATATTTGATGAAAATGTGGATATAAAAACTCTTTTTGAACATTTGAAATTGACAGTAAATGGTAGATTGACAAATGGAGCAATAATACTATTTGGAAAAGACCCGCAAAAATATTTCATAAACGCTGTGTTGAGAGTTATAAGGTTGAAAAACGAGATAACACCTATTGGCGATAGATTTATTGATGGGAATCTTTTTAAACAGGTTGTAATGGGGGAAGAAGTAATTAAAAATTTCATAAATGTGAAATATGAGATTAAAAAACTTGTGAGAAAGGAAATATGGGATTATCCTTTAGAGGCGATAAGAGAGGCTCTACTTAATGCCTTGATTCACAGAGATTATTTTAGATGGAATGTTCAGACGCAGATAAAGATTTTTGACGATTATATATGGTTTTATAACATCGGTGGGTTACCGGAAGGTATTACACTCGAACAGTTAAAAGGACCTCATTCTTCTGTTCCAAGAAATCCTTTAATCGTACATATCTTTTATCTTGCTGGTTTTATAGAAGAAATGGGTTCAGGAACAGGAAGGATAATAGAAAGTATGAAATCAGCAGGACTTCCAGTACCTGAATTTAAAGAGGAAATGGGTGGATTTTCTGTTTATTTCAGAAAAGACATTTACACAGAGGAGTATTTGAAAGAACTTGGCCTAAATGAGAGGCAGATAAAAGCTGTTATGTATGTGAAAGAAAAAGGAAGAATAACGAATAGGGAATATCAGAAGTTAACAGGGATATCTCGACAGATGGTAACCATAGATTTAAAGCAGCTTGTAGAAAACGGAGTGTTTGTGAAGATTGGAAAAGCTGGTGCAGGTGTTGCCTACGAATTGACTAAATTGACTAAGGATTGA
- a CDS encoding monomeric [FeFe] hydrogenase, translated as MRKLVLNNVIKLRRKLYYELVKSYKNKKLKTSLAKFPKRFVTEKNFENKVLMFYEREIVKEHIKFILGLDYSKSEDLELFEIVPYVDTIIEGTSELLETDKFINAIEEICSECPGGKYYVTDLCRNCLAHSCMSVCPKSAISIIDNRAKIDYSKCVNCGLCSSACPYHAITKLERPCESSCAPKAISTTQERYMDILYEKCTYCGACYIACPFGAIKTPSQILQVTHKLLNNDRIIAIYAPSAVSQFGSKVTVAQFKAALKKLGFFEVFEVAEGADMVAREEAKHFAETRELMLTSCCPAFVQLVKKLFPEFSKNISPIPSPMVMLSQKILKKYPDYEIVFIGPCIAKKLEAKKNGIPHYVLTFEEIGALFAAFEIEPMLLEEESIEGPSSYGWNFASTGGVANAVKYYLKKEGFSDLAENIKIVSANGLSECMKTLKEIKSGKIQVEIFEGMACDGGCIGGPGILVDPRIAFNNLKRTFSTAEKV; from the coding sequence TTGAGGAAGCTTGTATTGAATAATGTAATTAAACTTAGGCGTAAACTGTATTATGAATTAGTGAAATCCTATAAAAACAAGAAGCTAAAAACATCACTTGCTAAGTTCCCTAAACGTTTTGTAACCGAAAAAAACTTTGAAAACAAGGTTTTAATGTTCTACGAGAGAGAAATAGTAAAAGAACACATAAAATTCATTTTAGGATTAGACTATTCAAAGTCTGAGGATTTAGAACTTTTTGAAATAGTACCATATGTAGATACAATAATAGAAGGTACTTCAGAATTATTGGAAACGGATAAGTTTATAAATGCTATAGAAGAAATCTGTAGTGAATGTCCAGGAGGAAAGTACTATGTGACAGATTTATGCAGGAATTGTCTGGCACATTCATGTATGAGTGTTTGTCCTAAAAGTGCTATATCAATTATTGATAATAGAGCTAAAATTGATTATAGTAAGTGCGTTAATTGTGGATTATGTTCATCTGCGTGCCCTTACCACGCTATAACAAAATTAGAAAGACCATGTGAATCTTCCTGTGCTCCTAAAGCAATTTCAACCACACAAGAGAGATACATGGATATATTATACGAAAAGTGTACATATTGTGGGGCATGTTATATTGCTTGTCCCTTTGGCGCAATTAAAACCCCCTCTCAAATATTACAGGTAACACACAAGTTATTAAACAATGACAGGATAATTGCCATTTATGCTCCTTCAGCTGTTTCGCAATTTGGAAGCAAAGTTACCGTCGCACAATTTAAGGCAGCACTTAAAAAATTAGGTTTCTTTGAAGTATTTGAGGTTGCCGAAGGAGCAGACATGGTAGCAAGAGAAGAAGCAAAGCATTTTGCTGAAACTCGGGAACTAATGTTAACTTCATGTTGTCCTGCTTTCGTCCAGCTTGTTAAAAAACTTTTCCCAGAGTTTTCCAAAAATATTTCTCCAATTCCGTCACCAATGGTTATGTTATCACAAAAAATTTTGAAAAAATACCCTGATTATGAAATAGTATTTATAGGTCCATGTATAGCCAAAAAGCTGGAAGCTAAAAAAAATGGGATACCACATTATGTACTCACATTTGAAGAAATAGGGGCTCTTTTTGCCGCATTTGAGATAGAACCTATGCTTCTTGAAGAAGAAAGTATTGAAGGACCATCGTCATATGGCTGGAATTTTGCCTCTACAGGAGGAGTCGCTAACGCTGTTAAGTATTATCTTAAAAAAGAAGGTTTTTCTGATTTAGCAGAAAATATAAAAATCGTTTCAGCAAACGGCTTATCCGAGTGTATGAAAACTCTTAAAGAAATAAAGTCGGGAAAAATACAAGTTGAAATATTTGAAGGGATGGCATGTGATGGGGGTTGTATAGGCGGGCCAGGTATTTTGGTAGATCCAAGGATTGCATTTAATAATTTAAAAAGAACATTTTCAACTGCAGAAAAAGTATGA